From one Lycium ferocissimum isolate CSIRO_LF1 chromosome 5, AGI_CSIRO_Lferr_CH_V1, whole genome shotgun sequence genomic stretch:
- the LOC132058301 gene encoding uncharacterized protein LOC132058301: MVSTRMEGRIEGLEKTMDEVQEEIGSVRNYLGQLRDWMQKKKDEHDAEILQHMKGKSVVQEDPIKDVDVMAENSSNRRGDGFREVQPQFRGETHPRRLELPLFSGDNLYGWLNRAERYFHFNGIDDKNKLEAVDVCLEGRALNWF; this comes from the coding sequence aTGGTTTCAACCAGAATGGAGGGAAGGATTGAAGGGTTAGAGAAGACAATGGACGAAGTACAAGAGGAGATTGGTTCAGTACGTAATTACCTGGGGCAGTTACGGGACtggatgcaaaaaaaaaaagatgaacatgACGCTGAAATTCTTCAACATATGAAAGGAAAATCAGTGGTTCAGGAAGATCCAATTAAAGACGTAGATGTGATGGCAGAGAACAGCAGCAATCGTAGAGGAGATGGATTTCGAGAAGTTCAGCCACAATTTCGTGGTGAAACGCATCCTAGAAGATTGGAACTTCCTTTATTCTCTGGTGATAATCTATATGGGTGGCTTAACAGAGCAGAacgttattttcattttaatggCATTGATGACAAGAATAAATTGGAGGCTGTTGATGTTTGCCTTGAAGGTAGAGCCCTAAATTGGTTCTAG